CTTGAGAGTGCTTTTTGTAAAGTTTTACCATCAAGATTCAACACTTCTGGCCTCGTATAAGAAACCGAATTAAGAAACCAAAACCGAATTAGATCAGGCAAATCAGCAGCAGGAAGCCCAGAATGCCCAGGCTAGATTCCAGGAAAAAGGGAAATTCGGCTTTGGTTTGGGGGGTGGTGGGTTGCATAGTGAAACTCCGGGGTGAAGTGTTGGGAGATTGGGGGGGGGTTAACGTCTAGACGCTGTTCGACCTAGCAGTAGGCGCTGATGTCTTCGCCGCATTGATCGGCCAAATAGCACAGTGAGCGGAATCGCAGCCCGACAAACTGTTCGTATAGCGGGTTTAGCTTGCACAGGGGCGGAATGTGCCCGACTTTGCGACCTAGCACGATGATGTCGCGCTCGAAGGGGCACTGGGCGGGAATGAGCCGAGAAATGAAGTGGGCAGTTTGGCGATCGCGGATTTGCAGGTTATCCAGCCAGTTGCGGAGGGGCTGGAGCCACGAGGGGCGATCGCTACCTTGATGACTACCTTGATGAAGAGAGGATGTGGCGTTCATAGGACTCACAGGTTCGATGCAGTTCTCTACTGATTACTACTCAGTTCCATCCGCCAATTTCACGCAGCATTCGGTAAGAAATGATGAACTTTTCTGAGAAATCTTGATCCGATTGCCGAAAGCGGCTCTGAGAGAGCAGTTCTGCTGTTGGAATTGCCCTCATCTCAAGCTTAGGAAGCGCAACTTGGGGATCAATGAAGGAATTGAGAAGCTCTCTGAGAGTTGACTGAAGCTGAGGTGAATTTGTTGCTCGTTTGCCGTACTGTGGAGCAAGAATACCCATCGGCTGAGGCTGCTCAGAAGTTGTCCGCCCGACTTTTTCAGCAGATTTTTCAGCAGATTTTTCAGCAACCTGATTCAGCACCTTGAGATTCAGCGCCTCGAAATGTGCGCCGACGCTTGACGCAGGGAAATTCCATGACGCAGCTATCGCTTTCGGAAGACGAGATTCGCCAAGCCGCCACTGAAAAATCCTTTGAGCGGGGTGAGGACTATTACGACCAAGGTGCAGTTCTAGAGATCGTTCGGCGTGGGCGAACCGTTTATGCAGCGTTGGAGGAAAGCGAGGCTGATCCTTAGAGCTAATTTGTAAAGGAGCCTGAAAGCTTTGTTAATCAAGGATTTCCGACTTTAGTTTGGACTAATGGTGAAGAGGAAGGCAGTCAATGAGAAGCACCGACTGCCGTAAGGTCAATGAAGTACAACCAACATTGACCCCATGATTTTCAACGAACTTCAGCAATTTCGCCAAACGTTGTATGCCAGCTTGGGAAACGCCAGAGATGCCCTGTTTGATCTGATGGATGCCGTGTTAGTGAGTGCGTGCATCGTGTCGTTTGTGAGGCTATCGCAGAGTCCTGTCTTTCGTCGCCAGTGGTCGAGCACCTATGAAGCGTTGCGCGATAGCCGCCTACCCCGATCAAAGGTGCTGAAGCTGTTGGTGCAGCAGATACCGACTCAGCAGCAACCGTTGTTGGCAGGTGATGCGAGTCGGTGGAACCGTCCTGCTGCCAGGCGTTTGAAAGACCGCACCTTATCAGGCAGAACAGGACATGCCCCGATAGCCGGACAAAACTACAGTACCTTAGCCTGGATTGCTGAAGACAGGGGCAGTTGGGCATTACCATTGCGGCATGAGCGCATCACCAGCTTTGAAACACCCGCCAGTAAAGCGGCATTCCAACTCAAACAAGTGACTCGGCAGTTAGCGGTGCGTCCGTTGGCGATCTACGACCGAGGGTACGGCAATGCCAGTTTTGTCAACCAAACGGCAGGGATTGAGGCAGACTTGCTGCTGCGGGTTACATCCAATCGATGTGTCTATGGCGCGCCCCCAGCGTATCGAGGGCGAGGCGCACCTGCCAAGCATGGACATAAGATGAAACTCAATGACCCTGACACTTGGAGTGTCCCGGTCGAAACCGTTGAAGTCGATGATCCCAACTGGGGACGAGTGCGGGTCAGTCGTTGGAGTGCATACCATTTCCGCAAATCCCCCAAACGGGCAATGGAAGTGTTGCGCGTGGAGGTGCTGGAGACACAGAGCAGCACGCGACGCTTGGCTCCTTTGTGGTTAGTTTGGCTGGGTGAGCAGATGCCTCCGTTAGAAACCCTGTGGTTGCACTACCTCCGTCGCTTTGCCATTGAACACTGGTATCGCTTTGCCAAGCAGAGGCTATATTGGACACATCCCCAGTTCAGTTCTGTATCGGCAACCGAACAGTGGAGCAGCCTGATGCCGTTGCTCAGTTGGCAGTTGTGGTTAGCGCGAAAGGACTGTACTGACCACCCCTTGCCCTGGCAGGCACCGCAAGAAACGTTGACTCCGGGTCGGGTCGCACAAGCGTTTGCAGGCATTTTGGCAGCGATTGGCACCCCTGCTCCTGCGCCTAAACCTCGTGGTAAATCGCCAGGACGAGGCAAGGGGCACAAGCCAACTCCTCGTCCCTGCTATCCGATGGTCAAAAAACGAGCCTCGAAACGCAAGACATCCGAACAATCCCTGAACAGTCCGGTTGCAACAGCAGCTTAACTGCGAGCAGGATTGTATCCAATTCCTTAAGTTCAACTGTTATGAACGGTTGAGCAGATTCTTTATGGCATCCTGTTGAGCATTATTGTGATGCCAGTTAGTCCAAACTAAAGTTCAAAGCATCCAGCCCTGAATCATTTTTTGAAACGCTAGGACTTATGCAGTGGGACGAGTTCTCACGGGCTGCACCTGCGAGAGATCTTCCAAAATCCAGAAAACTGATCGCAAATGCGTCAATCCTGAACGTGCTGGATATGCGTTCGATAGCAAATGGCAGCGCCAAGTCGAGTCTTGTCGCGCTGCTTTGTTGCAGACCAGGAGCTTCAGTTTGACAGGACGCAGAGATTCAGCAGTGAAGCCTGGACTATATCAAACGGTGCGGCTGGGTCTTGCTTCATCCGGGCTGTCCAACGCTACCGTCTGGTGCTGCATCAGATCGGCCAAGACAGTAAAATACGCCCCGTTTCCGGCATTCCAGAAAAGGCTTGCTCTTGCCTGATAAACAGTATTCTGGGCCTGCCTCAAAGATTTCCTGAGATTTTCTACGCCTGAATTTGACCGTCTTCGAGATGGGCGATCGCATCTCCAAATTCCCTCACGCGGGGGTCGTGCGTGGCGATCAGCACGGTGCTGCCCTGCTCTCGCGCCAGCCGACAGAGCAACTCCATGACCTTGCGCCCGTTGGCCGAATCCAGCGCCGAAGTCGGCTCGTCGGCAATAATCAGGTCGGGGCGGCCCACCAGCGCCCGCGCCACGGCGACCCGCTGCTGCTGTCCGCCCGAAAGCTGCCGGGGCAAAACGTTTGCGCGGCTTTCTAGCCCTACGGCATCGAGGAGCGATCGCGCTTCGGTGCGGGCACTGGGGCCAAAAACTCCTTTGATATTCAGCGCCAGTTCCACATTTTCCAGCGCCGTCAGGCTGCGGAGCAGATTGTAATCCTGAAACACGATGCCGAGATGCCGATTGCGGAAGTGGGCCTGGGCGGCGCGGGACAACTGGGTCAGATTGGTGCCTAGCAGTTCGACCTGTCCTGCGGTGGGCGAGAGCAACCCTGCTACGACTTGCAGCAGCGTGGTTTTGCCTGCGCCTGCTGGGCCCATAATCAACTGCACTGAGCCACGGGGAATTTCTAGATTAATGTGCCGAAGCGCCTGAAACGGCTCTCCTTCGCTGCGAAAGACCAGATCGATGTCGCGCAGGGCGATCGCCACTGGAGAAGTCGCCACTGGAGAGGTCGCCACTGGAGAGGTCGCCACTGGAGAGGTTGCCACCTGAGGCGCGGCCAGCAGAGGGGCGATCGCAGTGCTATCTGCCCTGAAAAAAGGAGCTG
The Thermoleptolyngbya sichuanensis A183 DNA segment above includes these coding regions:
- a CDS encoding Mo-dependent nitrogenase C-terminal domain-containing protein, whose protein sequence is MNATSSLHQGSHQGSDRPSWLQPLRNWLDNLQIRDRQTAHFISRLIPAQCPFERDIIVLGRKVGHIPPLCKLNPLYEQFVGLRFRSLCYLADQCGEDISAYC
- a CDS encoding NF041680 family putative transposase; the protein is MIFNELQQFRQTLYASLGNARDALFDLMDAVLVSACIVSFVRLSQSPVFRRQWSSTYEALRDSRLPRSKVLKLLVQQIPTQQQPLLAGDASRWNRPAARRLKDRTLSGRTGHAPIAGQNYSTLAWIAEDRGSWALPLRHERITSFETPASKAAFQLKQVTRQLAVRPLAIYDRGYGNASFVNQTAGIEADLLLRVTSNRCVYGAPPAYRGRGAPAKHGHKMKLNDPDTWSVPVETVEVDDPNWGRVRVSRWSAYHFRKSPKRAMEVLRVEVLETQSSTRRLAPLWLVWLGEQMPPLETLWLHYLRRFAIEHWYRFAKQRLYWTHPQFSSVSATEQWSSLMPLLSWQLWLARKDCTDHPLPWQAPQETLTPGRVAQAFAGILAAIGTPAPAPKPRGKSPGRGKGHKPTPRPCYPMVKKRASKRKTSEQSLNSPVATAA
- a CDS encoding ABC transporter ATP-binding protein; this translates as MLLRLAKSAAESAPFFRADSTAIAPLLAAPQVATSPVATSPVATSPVATSPVAIALRDIDLVFRSEGEPFQALRHINLEIPRGSVQLIMGPAGAGKTTLLQVVAGLLSPTAGQVELLGTNLTQLSRAAQAHFRNRHLGIVFQDYNLLRSLTALENVELALNIKGVFGPSARTEARSLLDAVGLESRANVLPRQLSGGQQQRVAVARALVGRPDLIIADEPTSALDSANGRKVMELLCRLAREQGSTVLIATHDPRVREFGDAIAHLEDGQIQA